From the Candidatus Krumholzibacteriota bacterium genome, one window contains:
- a CDS encoding zf-HC2 domain-containing protein, whose amino-acid sequence MDCRLFSLLIQKYHDGELDRAMEAKYEKHLAECEKCGAIDARYSELFSAFENIEIYQPPEGFNDKVMANVNIRKYRKNLFSGFLSEITRRLDILPGYIRVASAVTAAFALFMYIFRPVFMYMISVLEGFAGFVSSSAYVFVKQTSAVFEILVNYFNSDPEFLLAATILLRKSKGIIGEISGVYLVTVFLLVSLIVLTITRVLRSTRQKGEFHVSFI is encoded by the coding sequence GTGGATTGCCGCCTTTTCAGTCTGTTGATACAAAAATATCACGACGGTGAACTTGACCGCGCCATGGAAGCTAAGTACGAAAAGCATCTGGCCGAGTGTGAAAAGTGCGGGGCGATTGACGCTCGTTACTCAGAACTCTTTTCGGCGTTTGAAAATATCGAAATTTATCAACCGCCGGAGGGTTTTAACGATAAGGTGATGGCTAATGTCAATATTCGGAAGTACAGGAAGAATCTTTTTTCCGGGTTCCTGAGCGAGATTACCCGCAGATTAGATATCCTGCCCGGATATATAAGAGTTGCCTCGGCTGTAACGGCCGCGTTCGCTCTATTTATGTATATTTTCAGACCCGTCTTTATGTATATGATATCTGTTTTAGAGGGCTTTGCGGGGTTTGTTTCTTCATCGGCTTACGTTTTTGTCAAGCAAACGAGCGCTGTTTTTGAAATTCTTGTTAATTATTTTAATTCTGATCCGGAGTTTCTTCTGGCGGCGACTATACTGCTAAGAAAATCAAAGGGAATAATCGGAGAAATTTCCGGAGTTTATTTAGTGACTGTGTTTCTGTTGGTTTCTCTGATTGTGTTAACAATTACAAGAGTGTTACGTTCAACGCGGCAGAAAGGGGAGTTCCATGTCAGCTTTATTTAA